ACAGAGTATCGCCACAGAAAAGGTAAGGCGAACTGAAATATGAGATATGTCCTAAAGTATGGCCAGGCGTATAAATCACACTGAATTCGCAGCCCAGTACCGTGATTTTGTCACCTTCAACCACCAACTCTGTTGCGCCCTTATTCAGCGTTTCATGTGGGCCGTACACCACGACCTGGGGGTATTTTGCCACCAGCTCTTGTACGCCACCGACATGGTCATGGTGATGGTGAGTAAGCAGGATTGCGACGGGTTGCCACTGGTTTTTTTCCAGTGCAGCCAGAACCGGAGCGGCCTCGCCAGGGTCGACTATCAGACACTGGCCTTGATCATTATTTAATGTCCAGATGTAGTTATCCTGAAGTGCCGGAATGCTGGTAAGATTCATCATCGCCTCTTTGATTGGCCGAAATGGAAAGAAGATGGTAAAGCATGAAGCCCGCTAAAACACGCCAAATTCGTCATGTGCCAGAGACCTGGGCAGAGATCCCCTGGGGGGAGTTTTACCGCGATGCTCTCAGCAAGCACCTGCAGCCTTGCCTGGCCAAAATGTACGGTTTCCACCTGCTGAAGGTAGGGCATCTCAGCGCTGAAATCGACACGGAGAAATGCGCAATTTCGCATCAGGTCAATGTAGGATTAAGCGGCGAGCAGCTCCATGTCATGGCCGACCCAAAGAGTCTGCCTTTTGAATCCAAATCCGTTGATGCCTGTCTTCTGGCCCATTGTCTGGCCTGGAGCAGCGATCCGCACCGTATTCTGCGGGAAGTGGATCGGGTGCTGATAGACGATGGCTGGATCATTATCAGCGGGTTTAATCCTTTTAGCGTGCTGGGCGTAGGGAAAATCATCCCCGGACTGCACCGGCGTGTTCCCTGGAACAGCCGGATGTTTACCCAGATGCGCCTGATGGACTGGCTGAATCTGTTGAATTATGAAGTGGTGCAGCGGACGCGGTTTCAGGTTGTGCCGTGGAACCGGCAGGGCGGTAAGGTAATCAGCACACATTTCCCGGCACTGGGTTGCCTGAGCATTATTGTCGCCCGCAAGCGGACTTTCCCGTTAATTATGAATTCGGCCAAAAAGGCTGCCGCGAAGAGAAGGCTAAGCCAGGCGGTCGGGGCGACCAGCCAGTTCCGTTCACGGCAAAAACATCAGGGTTCGGATTTATAACCGATATCTTCAAACGCCGGGCTGCCAGCTGCCGCCCGGGCCAGTTCATCGCAGCGCTCATTCTCAACATGGCCCGCGTGCCCTTTGACCCATTCCCACTGAATTTTATGGTGGCTCAGGGCCGTATCCAGTCTTTTCCACAGGTCGACATTTTTAACCGGCTTTTTATCTGCTGTTTTCCAGCCGCGCTTTTTCCAGTTATGGATCCAGCTGGTAATACCCTGACGGACATACTGGCTGTCAGTGCTGATTACCACTTCACACTGCTGCTTAAGTGCCTCAAGAGCGACGATGGCAGCCATCATTTCCATGCGGTTATTGGTGGTTAAAAAATAACCCGCGCTGAAGGTTTTTTCGTGATCGCCATAGCGTAAGATGGCGCCATAGCCGCCCGGTCCGGGGTTGCCAAGGCAAGAACCGTCGGTGAAAATTTCTACCTGCTTAGTCATCTCTGGTAGACTCCCTGCTGAAAAACGCCAAGTCTGACATAAACGGGTCCTATGAGCACAGCAAATACAACGCGTCAGATCGTTCTCGATACTGAAACCACCGGTATGAACATGATCGGGGTGCACTATGAAGGGCATCGCATCATTGAAATCGGTGCCGTTGAGGTAGTGAACCGTCGTCTGACCGGCAATAACTTCCACGTTTATCTGAAACCCGATCGTCTGGTTGATCCTGAAGCGTTCGGCGTTCACGGTATCGCCGATGAGTTTCTGGCGGACAAACCCACCTTCGCTGAGATAGCCGATGAGTTTATGGCCTATATCGACGGTGCGGAACTGGTTATCCATAACGCTTCCTTTGATATCGGCTTTATGGACTATGAGTTCTCAAAGCTGCAACGCAACATTCCAAAGACCGAAACCTTCTGTCGAATTACTGACAGCCTGGCGATGGCGCGGAAAATGTTTCCCGGCAAACGTAACAGCCTTGATGCGCTCTGCTCACGTTACGAAATAGACAACACCAAACGAACCCTTCACGGCGCACTGCTGGACTCCGAAATTCTGGCGGAAGTGTTCCTGGCGATGACCGGCGGACAGACATCGCTGACGTTTTCCATGGAAGGGGACCAGCAGCAGAGCAACGGGGACACCATTTCCCGGATTACCCGCCCGGCATCAGGTTTACGCGTGCTGGTGGCCAGCGAAGCGGAGGTGACCGCCCATGAAGAACGGCTTGATCTGGTGATGAAGAAGGGCGGCAGTTGCCTCTGGCGAGACTGAAGGCAGGAAATGCGCGGTAATCAGGCAGTGAAGGTGAAAAAACATGCAGTCGATACTGAAACCGCATAAAAAGCATTGACGTGACAGGGGCCTCCCCGTAATATCCGCCTCGTTCCCGACGGGGAACAAAGCGCGGAGCGGTAGTTCAGTTGGTTAGAATACCTGCCTGTCACGCAGGGGGTCGCGGGTTCGAGCCCCGTCCGTTCCGCCAAGTATCCAGAAAGCCTGATTCAGTAATGAATCAGGCTTTCGTCGTTTCAGAGCCACTAAAGCGGCTTGCCTGCCGTCCAAACCTCTCTCATTTCCCGACACCGGTCAAAAAGCCGCATTCCTGCCTCTCTGACCCAACATCAACGTTTCTGTACCGCCACTTTCCCGCTATAGCCCTGAATGCTGGCAACGCGATCTTCACGTGCAATCCAGCGGTAGAAGCTGGCCGACAGCGCCACGCCAATAAACCAGCTGAAGTTCGCGACTTCATGCAGTGAAGGAATGAAACTGATCGTCAAACCAATCAGTACTGAAGGCACCAGCGCCACGATAGCTTTGGGATTAAACCCGCCGCGATACCAGTATTTGCCTTTTGGCGTGTCATCAAACAGATCGTCCACCGAGATCTGGCTGCGTTTAATCAGGTAGAAATCACACAGAAGAATGCCAAACAAAGGTCCGATAAACGCGCCCAGCACATCCAGCGTGTAATGGATCAGTTCAGGTGACTGGAACAGATTCCAGGGCGTTAACAACACTGAACCTACCGCTGCGATCATGCCACCGGTGCGGAAGCTGATTTTCTGTGGCGAGCAGTTAGAGAAGTCAAAAGCCGGTGAAACAAAATTCGCCACGATATTAATGCCGATGGTGGCGGTGATCATCGTCAGCAGGCCGATGGCTACGGCAAGATCGCTACCCACACGACTGACGGTTTCAATGGGATCGGTAATCATATGGCCGAACAAAGTTTGCGTGCCGGAAACAATGACCACGGTAACAACCGAGAACAGCAGGAAGTTGAACGGTAATCCCCAGCGGTTGCCACGGCGTATTTCCCCCATGCTTTTTCCATAGCGCGAGAAATCACCAAAGTTCAGCAGCGGGCCGGAGAAGTAGGAAACCACCAGCGCAGTAGCAGTTATCATCTGCCAGCTCTGCTCACCGGCAGTGAGCTGCTTGCTGGCCAGCGTCAGTGAGATACCCTCAAAGCCGGTCTTGTACACAATCCAGCCCGCCAGCGCCACCATCACCACATACACAGCAGGCCCGGCGACATCAATAAAGCGTTTGATCGCGCTCATGCCATGCCAGAACACCATCGCCTGAGCCAGCCACATGATGCCAAAACAGATCCAGCCAAGCAGCGACAGACCCAGCCAGGATGATTCGGTCATCGGTGCCAGCGAAGGCCAGAACTTCAGTGAAACCAGCATCAGGGCATTCGCCGCCAGGTAAGTCTGAATACCGTACCAGGCGAAAGCGATCAGGCCACGGATAACCGCCGGGATATTGGCCCCGAAGACACCGAACGCCTGCCGACAGATTACCGCGTAGGGCACACCTGCCATCTGGCTGGGCTTAGCCACCAGGTTGGCACAAATCTGCACAATACAGATGCCGACCAGCAGACAAAGCAACACCTGCCAGCTGGCCAGTCCAAGGGTGAAGAAGCTGGCGGCTACCACATAGCCGCCCATACTGTGCACATCCGACATCCAGAAAGAGAAAATATTATACCAGCTCCAGTTCTGGTCGCGGGTAGGCGCCAGATCCTCGTTACAGAGCCGTGGGCTGTAATTTGCGTGGGCCTCAACCGCCGACGCCGTAGTGACATTCTGACTATTTGGCATGAAACCTGCTCCTCTGAAGATAACTAAACGCAAACTGGTCTGCACAGGACATTGCAGGATCCAGGCCAGAATCCTTTTCTTGTATACAAAATATTAAAATGATGTGTACGATTAATTACGGAATTGATGTTTACCGGAGCAGGTAATGAAGAGTGAAACCGGCCTGAAAACGGCCTCTGACTTGAATGACAAGGATGAACCTATCTACCAGGCGCTGATGTCGGCGATTGTGGAACACCAGTTACCCCCCGGCAGCAAACTGCCCGAAGAAGCGCTGGCAGAGGTTTTTGGCATCAGCCGCACCGGCATCCGCAAAGTGCTGCAACGCCTCGCCGCAGTGCAAATGATTGTGCTGACGCCCAAACGTGGTGCGCAGGTTGCCACTCCCTCCGTCGGGGAAGCACAGGACATCTTCCGCACCCGGGCGCTGATCGAATGTGCCAATCTGCCCGCGGTGCTGGCGCACTGCCAGTCCACTCATCTGGTGGCGCTCGAGGCGCTGACCCGTCAGGAGCAGCAGGCGCATGTCGATCACGACGGTTCAGCGGCAATCCGACTTTCGGCCGCTTTTCATATTCAACTTCAGGCCATTTCCGGTAATCAGGTACTGACTGAAATGGTCACGCGGTTGACCCAGCGATCTTCACTGGTCATTGCAGCCTATGGCGCACCCTGGCAGCAGGGGTGCCGCTGTGACCATCACGACCGGCTTATAGAACTGCTGCGTAAAAAAGCGCTGAAGCCACTCTCTGACTCACTGCAGCAACATTTCGATCATATTGTGAACAGCCTGCTTTTCGAACGCAGTGGAGAGACGTTGCCAGACTTCGCCAGCTTATTTGCTGGCTACGGAGCCAAAGCATGAAGGAAAGACAGATCATCCAGGTCATTAACCCTAATACCAGCCTGGCAATGACGGAAACCATTGGCGCTGCGGCGCGTGCGGTTGCCGGAGTTGGCACCGAAATCCTTGCGGTCTGCCCGTCACAAGGTGTGCAGTCCATTGAGGGGCATTTTGACGAGGCGATAGCGGCGATTGGCGTGCTGGAACAAATTAAAGCGGGGCGGGAGCAGGGGGTAAGCGGCCATGTGATTGCCTGCTTTGGCGATCCCGGCCTGCTCGCCGCGCGTGAACTGGCTCAGGGGCCGGTGATTGGCATTGCCGAAGCCGCCATGCATATGGCGACCATGGTGGCCACGCGATTCTCCATCGTCACTACTCTGCCACGCACGGTGATCATTGCCCGGCACCTGCTCCGTCAGTATGGCTTTGAACAACATTGTGCCGCCCTGCATGCGATCGATTTGCCGGTACTGGCGCTGGAGGATGGCACCGGTCTGGCGCAGGAAAAAGTGCGTCAGGGCTGTATCCAGGCGAAGCGGCAGGATGGAAGTGGTGCCATTGTGCTTGGCTGCGGCGGCATGGCCAGCCTGGCGCGTGAGCTGACGCTGGAGCTGGGTATCCCGGTGATTGACGGCGTTGGCGCCGCAGTAAAAATGGTGGAGTCGTTGGTGACGCTGGGTCTGTCGACCAGTAAACATGGCGATTTGGACTATCCTGTAAGAAAACCCCTGTCGGGTCAGTTTGCCTGCCTTAACTGAGCCGTCCCGACGTAAGGACTCTACTTATGACTGAGCCGCAAGAAAAAAAGAGTACAGCTTTAATAAAAATTATCCCCGCGATCTGCGAGGCTATGCAGGGAATCCTCCGCACGCGGCCTGGCCGGGTGAGGCGCGGATTGCCGTGCAGTTCGTGCTTAACTATGAAGAGGGCGCGGAAAACAACGTGCTGCACGGGGATGCCGGATCCGAACAGTTCCTCTCGGATATTATTGGCGCGGCGAGTTATCCTGAGCGGCATATGTCGATGGATTCACTGTATGAGTACGGCTCCCGTGCCGGGTTCTGGCGCATCCATCATGAATTTCAGAAACGTGACCTGCCGCTGTCGGTCTTTGGCGTGGCGATGGCGCTGGCGCGTCATCCTGAAATTGTCGAAGCGATCAAAACGGCCAACTATGATGTGGTCAGCCACGGCTGGCGCTGGATCCACTATCAGTCGATGGATCCCAAAGCGGAACGCCAGCATATGCAGCAGGCGGTGGACACGCTCACCGATTTGTTTGGCAAAGCGCCTACCGGCTGGTACACCGGCCGCGACAGCCCCAACACCCGCAGGCTGGTAGTGGAGCAGGGCGGATTTACCTATGACAGTGACTATTACGGTGACGATCTGCCGTTCTGGACGCCGGTCACCTGTCAGGACGGCACGGTTAAATCGCATCTGATTATTCCCTATACCCTTGAAACCAATGACATGCGGTTCGCCACGCCGCAGGGCTTCAACACCGCAGAGCAGTTCTATACCTATCTGAAAGACAGTTTCGATGTGCTGTACGAAGAGGGCGAGTCCTCACCAAAAATGCTGTCGATTGGCATGCACTGCCGTCTGCTGGGGCGTCCTGGCCGGTTCAGAGCGCTGCAACGCTTCCTGGATTATATTCAGCAGCATGACAAGGTCTGGATTTGTACCCGTCAGCAGATTGCGGAACACTGGGTGAAAACCCATCCGGCTCCGCAGGACTAAACTAAACCGGGCGGAATATTTCCGTCCGGGTTATTTAAAAGCGGGGTAAATAATGGAACGGGCTTCGCAGTGAAAAGATCCCCCCGCTACTGCTTTGTGATTACCCTCGCATAATTCCTGCTATTCACTCTCCCAGAGTCCAGTTTTTACTTCTGATTATTTCAATCTTTGGTTTTTTCATTTCAGGCATTTGGCTTCAGGATAGCGCATGGACTATCTGGCAGGAGCCAATCAGTGAA
This genomic window from Erwinia sp. E_sp_B01_1 contains:
- the gloB gene encoding hydroxyacylglutathione hydrolase; this encodes MNLTSIPALQDNYIWTLNNDQGQCLIVDPGEAAPVLAALEKNQWQPVAILLTHHHHDHVGGVQELVAKYPQVVVYGPHETLNKGATELVVEGDKITVLGCEFSVIYTPGHTLGHISYFSSPYLFCGDTLFSGGCGRLFEGTPEQMFESFQKLNKLPSDTLVCCAHEYTLSNLTFAQAILPQDTEIARYYREIKELRAKNGVSLPTKLDFERKINVFLRTQEHELQRIIGHETSPQHEWQVFATLREKKDHF
- a CDS encoding class I SAM-dependent methyltransferase, which encodes MKPAKTRQIRHVPETWAEIPWGEFYRDALSKHLQPCLAKMYGFHLLKVGHLSAEIDTEKCAISHQVNVGLSGEQLHVMADPKSLPFESKSVDACLLAHCLAWSSDPHRILREVDRVLIDDGWIIISGFNPFSVLGVGKIIPGLHRRVPWNSRMFTQMRLMDWLNLLNYEVVQRTRFQVVPWNRQGGKVISTHFPALGCLSIIVARKRTFPLIMNSAKKAAAKRRLSQAVGATSQFRSRQKHQGSDL
- the dnaQ gene encoding DNA polymerase III subunit epsilon; translated protein: MSTANTTRQIVLDTETTGMNMIGVHYEGHRIIEIGAVEVVNRRLTGNNFHVYLKPDRLVDPEAFGVHGIADEFLADKPTFAEIADEFMAYIDGAELVIHNASFDIGFMDYEFSKLQRNIPKTETFCRITDSLAMARKMFPGKRNSLDALCSRYEIDNTKRTLHGALLDSEILAEVFLAMTGGQTSLTFSMEGDQQQSNGDTISRITRPASGLRVLVASEAEVTAHEERLDLVMKKGGSCLWRD
- a CDS encoding NCS1 family nucleobase:cation symporter-1, encoding MPNSQNVTTASAVEAHANYSPRLCNEDLAPTRDQNWSWYNIFSFWMSDVHSMGGYVVAASFFTLGLASWQVLLCLLVGICIVQICANLVAKPSQMAGVPYAVICRQAFGVFGANIPAVIRGLIAFAWYGIQTYLAANALMLVSLKFWPSLAPMTESSWLGLSLLGWICFGIMWLAQAMVFWHGMSAIKRFIDVAGPAVYVVMVALAGWIVYKTGFEGISLTLASKQLTAGEQSWQMITATALVVSYFSGPLLNFGDFSRYGKSMGEIRRGNRWGLPFNFLLFSVVTVVIVSGTQTLFGHMITDPIETVSRVGSDLAVAIGLLTMITATIGINIVANFVSPAFDFSNCSPQKISFRTGGMIAAVGSVLLTPWNLFQSPELIHYTLDVLGAFIGPLFGILLCDFYLIKRSQISVDDLFDDTPKGKYWYRGGFNPKAIVALVPSVLIGLTISFIPSLHEVANFSWFIGVALSASFYRWIAREDRVASIQGYSGKVAVQKR
- a CDS encoding GntR family transcriptional regulator is translated as MKSETGLKTASDLNDKDEPIYQALMSAIVEHQLPPGSKLPEEALAEVFGISRTGIRKVLQRLAAVQMIVLTPKRGAQVATPSVGEAQDIFRTRALIECANLPAVLAHCQSTHLVALEALTRQEQQAHVDHDGSAAIRLSAAFHIQLQAISGNQVLTEMVTRLTQRSSLVIAAYGAPWQQGCRCDHHDRLIELLRKKALKPLSDSLQQHFDHIVNSLLFERSGETLPDFASLFAGYGAKA
- the hpxA gene encoding allantoin racemase; its protein translation is MKERQIIQVINPNTSLAMTETIGAAARAVAGVGTEILAVCPSQGVQSIEGHFDEAIAAIGVLEQIKAGREQGVSGHVIACFGDPGLLAARELAQGPVIGIAEAAMHMATMVATRFSIVTTLPRTVIIARHLLRQYGFEQHCAALHAIDLPVLALEDGTGLAQEKVRQGCIQAKRQDGSGAIVLGCGGMASLARELTLELGIPVIDGVGAAVKMVESLVTLGLSTSKHGDLDYPVRKPLSGQFACLN
- the puuE gene encoding allantoinase PuuE → MRGYAGNPPHAAWPGEARIAVQFVLNYEEGAENNVLHGDAGSEQFLSDIIGAASYPERHMSMDSLYEYGSRAGFWRIHHEFQKRDLPLSVFGVAMALARHPEIVEAIKTANYDVVSHGWRWIHYQSMDPKAERQHMQQAVDTLTDLFGKAPTGWYTGRDSPNTRRLVVEQGGFTYDSDYYGDDLPFWTPVTCQDGTVKSHLIIPYTLETNDMRFATPQGFNTAEQFYTYLKDSFDVLYEEGESSPKMLSIGMHCRLLGRPGRFRALQRFLDYIQQHDKVWICTRQQIAEHWVKTHPAPQD